One Denticeps clupeoides chromosome 3, fDenClu1.1, whole genome shotgun sequence DNA window includes the following coding sequences:
- the LOC114786063 gene encoding TNF receptor-associated factor 2, with protein MATQEPSPPSSMENNKPGFPRKILANKLEEKHLCNCCQNVLRRPCQAQCGHRFCSFCFNRTVGNGPQKCNACIKEDIFEEHTSILKQGCAFPDNAARREVENLAAVCVNEGCVWKGTIKEYEMSHEGKCEFMVIPCPSCKERIRFNEQERHTERECPERTLNCKYCKEPFHFRNIKAHDEICPKYPMICEGCAKKKIPREKYVDHIKFCSKFRTPCRFNVVGCDMLVEKEKIHEHERACAHEHLNLMLHCIMGMKVSLEGLQPQGLELAGHKAHELHQSLRDLEVKLNHLCNTSGSIRPPVQGASSSSSSSSSATTAGPLPLPLPTTTLTTSFTPLPSSVGAALELQLHSEKTKVVELGRRCQELETKAGTFEDVVCVLNREVERFATTMEASNRQHRLDQDKIEALSNKVRQLERTVGVKDLTVAEMEGRLREMAATTFDGVFIWRISDFTKKRQDAIAGRAPAMFSPAFYTSKYGYKMCLRIYLNGDGTGRGSHLSLFFVVMRGQSDALLKWPFNQKVTLMLLDQSNREHIIDAFRPDVTSSSFQRPVSEMNIASGCPLFCPLSKLEGKNSYIRDDTIFIKAIVDLTGL; from the exons ATGGCAACCCAAGAGCCCTCTCCACCATCATCCATGGAGAACAATAAGCCAGGCTTCCCCAGGAAGATCTTGGCTAATAAGCTGGAGGAAAAGCACTTGTGCAACTGCTGTCAGAATGTCTTGAGGAGACCGTGCCAGGCCCAGTGTGGCCATCGTTTCTGCTCCTTCTGCTTCAACAGGACTGTGGG cAATGGACCACAGAAATGCAATGCTTGCATCAAAGAGGATATTTTTGAAGAGCACACATCTATTCTCAAACAAGgctgt GCCTTTCCTGACAATGCTGCTCGAAGGGAAGTCGAAAACCTGGCCGCAGTCTGTGTCAATGAAGGGTGCGTGTGGAAAGGCACCATTAAAGAATATGAG ATGAGCCATGAGGGCAAGTGTGAGTTCATGGTCATCCCCTGCCCTTCATGTAAAGAGCGCATTCGCTTCAACGAGCAGGAGCGCCACACCGAACGCGAGTGTCCGGAGAGGACGCTCAACTGCAAGTACTGCAAAGAGCCCTTTCACTTCAGAAACATCAAG GCTCATGATGAGATCTGTCCCAAGTACCCCATGATATGTGAAGGCTGTGCAAAGAAGAAAATCCCGAGAGAGAAG tatgtggACCACATTAAGTTCTGCAGCAAATTCCGAACTCCGTGCAGATTCAACGTTGTTGGCTGCGATATGTTA GTGGAAAAGGAGAAGATCCACGAGCACGAACGTGCCTGTGCTCATGAGCACCTAAACCTGATGCTGCACTGCATCATGGGTATGAAAGTGAGCCTAGAGGGCCTTCAGCCCCAGGGCCTGGAGCTGGCCGGTCACAAGGCCCACGAGCTGCACCAGTCCCTGCGCGATCTGGAGGTCAAGCTGAACCATCTGTGCAACACCTCAGGGTCCATCAGGCCTCCCGTGCAGGGggcctcgtcttcctcctcgtcatcctcctctGCCACCACCGCAGGGCCTCTGCCACTCCCTCTccccaccaccacactgacCACCTCTTTCACGCCTCTGCCCAGCTCGGTGGGGGCTGCCCTGGAGCTGCAGCTCCACAGCGAGAAGACCAAGGTTGTGGAGCTGGGCCGCCGCTGCCAGGAGCTGGAGACCAAGGCAGGGACGTTTGAGGATGTGGTGTGTGTCCTCAACCGTGAGGTTGAGCGCTTCGCTACCACCATGGAAGCGAGTAACCGCCAGCATAGGTTGGACCAGGACAAGATTGAGGCCCTCAGTAACAAG GTCCGGCAGCTGGAGCGGACAGTCGGGGTAAAAGACCTGACCGTTGCAGAGATGGAGGGGAGGCTGAGGGAGATGGCCGCCACCACGTTTGATGGCGTGTTCATCTGGAGGATCTCTGACTTCACTAAAAAGCGCCAGGATGCCATTGCTGGACGCGCCCCTGCCATGTTCTCTCCTG cATTTTACACAAGCAAGTATGGTTACAAGATGTGCCTACGCATTTATCTGAACGGGGATGGAACGGGGCGTGGCAGCCACCTCTCCCTGTTCTTTGTAGTCATGAGGGGTCAAAGTGATGCCCTGCTTAAGTGGCCTTTCAATCAGAAG GTCACCCTAATGCTGCTGGACCAGAGTAACCGGGAACATATTATAGATGCCTTCAGGCCAGAtgtcacctcctcctccttccagAGGCCTGTGAGTGAGATGAACATTGCCAGTGGATGCCCCCTCTTCTGCCCACTCTCCAAGCTGGAAGGCAAGAACTCCTACATACGGGATGACACCATCTTCATCAAGGCCATTGTTGATCTCACTGGACTTTAA